Part of the Quercus robur chromosome 5, dhQueRobu3.1, whole genome shotgun sequence genome, AAAACAACTGGGAAAGCGAATTATTGAAAGCaaaaaccaaattgaaaatGAACATTAAAACCATGTACATGTACCTGAGAGAAATAGGCAAAAAGCTTTTGAGTTTTCAGCTGAGAGTATGTAAAGCGGAAGGCATGAGACAAAGAGTGGAAGCGCAGGTTTTCTGACGTGAGTTGTGTTGGtgtggcttgtgtttttttttttttaattatattttctcaattttaaatgGACTCCTATTTTTTGTTGctcagattttttttattgaattgattagttttttttattcatttattttctctttttgtatCACTACTCACTAgtcaaatgtcatttttttttttttttttttgagaaagtagtcAAATGTCAATTTGGTCATCAGAAAGTGAAAGGTGTTACGTGCATATCAATTTTAATCGATAAATtaacccaaatttaaaaaaccTTTTAATATAAACAATGACATGCAGCACTCACACCAATGGTgctatattgctatattttaaCTGCTTAAACACCAAAAACTTATTGCAGTAGTAGagttaaatctaaaaattttagttccaTTGccacagtgcacatctatagatagatgtgcactgttcatatcAGGTGCATATCAATTTTAATCGATAAATtaacccaaatttaaaaaaccTTTTAATATAAACAATGACACGCAGCACTCACAACAGTGGTgctatattgttatattttagctcctcaaacaccaaaaacttGTTGCAACAttggagctaaatctaaaaattttagtttcattgctacagtgcacatctatagatagatgtgcactgttcatgagagctaaaaaaaaaaaaaaaaattttttattttgcgtTCAcattacctttttattttttattctttctgcATTTCATTCTCCGTGTCTCTCCTcactacctctccatctcttctttcttcctccattGACCCTTTTCTCCATCGCCGATCTCACAAGCCCAGCCGCCACAGACCCTTTTCTCCATCCCCGATCTCACAAGCCCAGTCACCACAGACCCTTCCGTTTCGCTTTGCACTCATTCCATTTCGATTGAGAAGGACCAAGCCACGCCGTTGGCGGTGAAATCGAGCGATCAATATTAGTTAGGGCTCGATTCGTCGGTGAAGACCGTGAAACCATGCCCCTTGGCGCAGGTCTCGTTGGTCGGTACTGAAATGGACAAGGTATCGGGCAGGGGTTTCGATTTAgttgtgttgatttttttgggtttttgttttgttcttcttcactggTTTTGATGGGCACGACAGAGTTGTGGTTGTGCAgtgatttttatgggtttgatggtggttgtggctgtgtgTCGGTggttgaatgaaatattattttattatagtgtttatattattttattgtgttaaaagctaaaatagatccactgctgtagcatgtgtgtaggtaaaatagataaaatgactttttgtgtagctaaatagctaaaattttagatccactgctgtggatgctctaaagaGAACTCCTTTATGTCAAGctataaattttgcaaaagaCAGGttccaagtttcaaaataataaaagcctCCACGTTTTGGGAAGCTTAAAAACCTTTAAGCCCTTTTATCATCCATTTATTTGgcaaatttgttaaaaaaaaaaaaactttgataatTGATTAGTTTGTACAAGTAGATGAATCAACAATTTATTGGATATGGGATCACAAATTATCCTTTTCATCactttctcaaaagaaaaaaaaaaaatccttttcatCCATATTATAAGTcgattagagcatccacagcagtggagctaaaaatttagttatttaactccaccaaaagttactttatctattttacttacaCATATGCTGCAGTAGTggatttattttagctttcaacacaataaaataatataaacatcacaataaaataattttaacttttaacacaataaaataatataaatgtcacaataaaataatatatctactacaataaaataatctatCTCACTACAATAAAAACACCATAAACCGATCCACCACCATGGCCAACCAAGAACAACCGCCCATAGCCACCATGAAATCCAGCCAAACTGCCACCACGAAATCCAGCCGCAGCCACAAAATCTAACCACAAAATTCGCAGCGCTCTTGAGTTCGATGAAGGCAGTGCTGGTGGAGCTTGGATCGACGATAAAGCTTAGGTCAGCAATGGAGTTTGGATCGGTGGTGAGATGGAGGACTGGGCGAGATGGGTTGGCGGTGTGAGACGGCGACATGGGACGGCAATGAAGATGAACCCAGAACAGATCAGCGAAGCAAAGAGTagatgagggagagaaaaaaaaaatgaaaaggaaaaaggaagaaagaagagaagccagagagagaaaaagaaagaaagagaaaatattttttaaatgaaagaggagagaaaaatttattaaatttttttttttttagctctcagctacagtgcacatttatatatagatgtgcactgtagtaatgaagctaaaaaaaatagctaTAGCTCTATTGCTGGATgttggttttttgtgttttggtggagctaaaatagctatatagctatttagcttcACTGCTATGAGTGCTCTTATAAACAAATTTGTTACTTCTTCAAATCTCTTGATGTAGAACAAACAGCACATGTCTTCTTGGAGCAGCAGGGGCACAAGAAGTCACAACGCAAGATCAAAGGAGAGGGCCAGTAGAGGCCATCAAGGTGACAGTGTCGAAATTGCATGAAAATTAGCAGATTGAAGGGAAACGGCGTTCTAATCCAAATTCATGATGCCATGATCGTTGCCAAAATTTAGGCGAATTCCTTCATTAAGGTTTCGAAAACaatgtttttgctatttatagtaatatttgtttttcattaataacttttagtttaaaagtcagAATAAGGTCCCGTCTGTTTTAAGACAACTTTAAGGTCAATAGTTTATAATtctgcatttaactcaattttgccaTTTCTAGTAAATTTCGGTATTTTGTCACCTAATCGCATAATTAGTGCGAATTAgggttttaaatgttttttttttcaatatttatatattttgtagcTGTTAGAGGCAAATcagactattatcaataaacacagactttgtcaaattatttttctagTAGTTTACTACTGAGAACTAATAGTTTAGTTTCTGTCCTATCAAGAGAGTATCGTGTgtgctttctttaattttctgcGACATCATCAcgtcaatattttttcaattaatgaaataagttGGGACTTAGGAATGCATTTGCCTAGGATCAGTATTCCcatagagaaatgatatgtctacaacatttttataacatttttacaacaaatcctaaatggcaagttgttactagttgttattgttggggcaaaaaagtaattttagtgttaatttgaaatttgaaccaataacaactaaccacctgtgatttattgtaaaaatattgtagacgtagcatttctcattttcatatatttaagaAAAGTATGATTTATCCTAAATCAAAGATAACTAAacaatttactcaaaaaaaaaaacaaagatagcTGAACAATATTATAAAAAGATAATGTTGCTCGTATTACACAGGTCATAGGAGATTATATCAAAGGTGACAGAGCCaaaattatacattaaaaaaatgtgaaacagCCAAACACATTTCACTGAAATTCACACACTCCAAAAGATGAAAAGAACGGTATTATGGTAACATTGATGTCAAATGGATAGGATCCAATGACAAAGTCGGTGGATTTATTCCCTACAAAATTaccaattataaaatttaagaatGTGATGTGTATAACATTTAGAATGCATCAACTCAAACATCATTCACCACGAATAATAAATTTAAGCTCGAGGCTAGATACTTATGAAGTGGACAGGGGTGACTCAAGGCCTAAGCCACTTAAGCTTAGGCCTTAGACCCCCTATTTGTCCCAATTTTATAAAAGGGTTTTAAGACCCccgttaaataaataaaacgtaATATTCGtgtaaataaaacaaattgtGGAATAAAAcgtaatattttttgaaatgcaaattaagctattaggaaatcTCCAtttattaacccaaaaaaaaaaaacctactcgTGTGGGACCTTTTTTTAACTTAAAGGTGACTTCTTAAGCTTAAAACTAAAGCAAATATTTGAGCCAAACACATTGTTAGGTAAGTCgagataaatagaaaataagaaatgagaTATGGGTTATTAGAGTTTTGAGTGATAGGTATTGAAtttgaaaaactgagttttgagCAATGCTcaaaccaaacacccctaaGCATCTCCACACTCTTTATGTCATTAGTAGACAGCTCTACTTttacacaaattattttttaaacaaaacagACAGATGAAAATGAACTCATCCAAATACACTTGACAAACCATTTGATAAGTACTAAGTAATATTTGATTCATGccaactaaatttaatttttattattctgtTGCATATATACATGTAGAAGTCCCAATGAATCTTAGTATATTTACATCATATTATACTTAACCGGTTTGACAATCACAGATGTATAGGATTAAGATAGAAACAATAGACTAAGTTGCCTGTGGCATTAAGTATATCCCTTTATACAGATAGAAGACGAAACAATCCCAAATAACTTTTTTACAGTTATAAATCTAAAATGAGGAATCTGTATCAGAATCCAGACATGTCTGAAAAGTGATCTACACCAATGCTCATGGGGATGCTTCATATGCATCAGAAAGATGCCAAATTGCAGACAACTGGAATTATCACCGTAGACTGGAGAATAGGTCTTCAAGTGCGGCATACAAGGGCTCAGCAGCCTTTGGTCTGCTCACCATCCCAAGAAGAATGTCTGATGTGGTGAGATAAGGATCACCATAAAAACGTAAATTGGTATCCATCCTTGTTGCAACAACATTCCCTTCCAATGACACTCCCACAAATGCGCCTGCCATAGTTTGCAAGTGTCAGCAGTTATCAACTTTCAGGCTATCGCAAAATTACTTTAAAATGCACAAATCATACTAGAATGGGGAAAAGTACAGAAAACAACATCCTTGAGTAGCACTACCTTgcaaaaatgaatatttatttattttaggctGATCTCTAAAACTAAAGATTTTGGTATCTTCCTCTAGTCTCTTCactatttgcatttattttaggcTCTCAATCTTTAAAAAATCCTTACGCTTCCAATTTACTTCAAAACTTTAAGATGTTGACTACTATTAAAACTATCAAgaagatttaatcttaaaagaatcaaagatATAAAGCAAACATGAAAACAACAAGAATAAATTAAGTAATGTTGTTATGGTCACATAGGAGAATACAAGATAACCCACAATctattgaaattataaatatgatatATATCTTGCCTCCCTCACTTGAAAGAAACTGTCCTAACAGAACCATGCCTTCCCCCACCCACTCCACTACCAAATGCCAGCACAGAAACATGTGGACATCTAACTGTTGTAATTCTACCATAAATCACTGGAATACAGGTAGATTAGTATCGACTAATGTGCTAGCATCCACTTAagatatttttcacaacaatttccTTTAGTTTTATGTCCAACAATTCATGGAGCCAATGCCCAACCTTAATCAACTGGATTAAGGTTTAGTAAAGTCACTAATTGATACGAAGCCATAAACAGGAACCATGTGAGGAAGCAAGTTCCAATGTTCCCACAATTTTTCTCCCTTTACAAGAGATTGCAAAATCAACAAATAGcagaaaatgattgaacaaaagAAGCCTACGGCATGCTTTCAATAGCCCAAAGAAAGCCATTTGGATGTCAACTGTCAGTAGATTCCAAAGATTTGAACAAGATTTTAGGAACATTCAGTGCTGCTTTTCACTCTCCCccttgtttttctctcttacaCTTGTTTGATCATGGTATTTTGAATTGATTGTACTTCTCTCTTAGTACACCACCGGTGTACTAAGTTTgcttttttctaataaaattttttgtttatcaaaaaaaaaaagattttaggaACATTGAGATCACGGCCAATGATACTATAATAAAAGGTTCGCAGTTTGTAACCTCTAGAgatcttcattttttctttttatgttaagCCATCATACACATTAGCACGTTAAATACATGTATGATTCTAATTATTCATATAACCAAAAGTTACAGACACACACAAAGCTTAAATCATGACACAATACCTTTGCTACAACTGTATGTATAGCACATTCCAGAACCTCTATCTCCAGCACGAAGATCTGCTTCCAGCACTCTCCCTACAGGTCCAGCTGCAGCACTACAACCAGCACCAAGAGAAAAATGCATGCGACTACAAAATGTCTTCACAGCTTTTGAATCATGAAGCACAATTATGAAGTCCATGAGCTCTCCTCCAATCTGGGAACACATAATAAGTACAATTATTAGCTGTAACATAAATTGAGGAAGTCTTGATAAACAATTAGAATTTCACAAATAGTTAAAAGGAACTCTTGCCAAACTTGTGCAtatcctagattttttttatttttttatattttcaggCCTTCTACCTAAGATTGACACTTACAGACATTAAAGtagtaataataacaaaaagaaatgaaCACTAGAAGTAACATGACAATTTTGTTGTTACCTGAGCACCCCATCCTAAACCAACAGAGAATATGGCCGATGGGGCAGACCATGATCCATCTGACCTTCGAGAAATGACCAAGCCTGTGCCAAGTTTGTAAGCAAGTAGAACACCAGCTTTAGCTACAGTTAAAATTGCCAGGCCTTTTgctcctttcaaaattgctaaGGGTATCGACTTGTCAGGATTCAACCTAGCAACCTGTCAATTCCAATCAAAACTATAAAGTcaggaaaaaaatgagaaaaaaagaaaaaaaagaaaagaagagaaggaaaACCACTTTACAAAGGACTGCATATTTAGAATGTTGATGCAAAGTATGAATTTCTAAAATACCATTATAGTCCAGTTGACAAGTAGGTGAAAAGAAGCAAAGAGTAAACATAGAAACAAAGCTCCAAAATAGAATCTATGACCTAGCAAGAACTACCCATTAGAATTTTACAATCCTATCTCTTTGACATTACAAAGCAGGAAAGAGATGTTAGTTTTACAAAGATAAAACAAGTTGACATGTAAAATTAAGTTGAGATGCAAATGAAAATCAAACCTGGCAATAGCTTCTCAAAGTATTGGAGGCCTTGTATATCTCATGTTCCATAGACAAACCAAGTGGAAGATTCAACCATCCTCTTGTGCAAGTCCAATCTATCACATCATGCTTTGCTACTTGCGCGGCATTGCTGATGCTGTTAATAAGAACACCCTGTAATGGATCAAGCCTATCATAGCAGGCATCACAGACCCTCTGGGGATCCCTCTCCCTGAACTTAACAGGTAACAAACACCTCCCCTTGGTACATACTCTGCAGAAAACTCCTCCACAAAACCGACAATGATGTCTGCCACGAGTAAGTGCAGTGAAAGGAGCAGTGCACTGCATGCA contains:
- the LOC126727664 gene encoding uncharacterized protein LOC126727664, translating into MANFDSTRVSYSSLSKVVEKDNNNAQFHYVDDYTDSPWDSNSKKSSPPDHAFYEDDFAVDGEEGYDSSDDTHNSVQPYNNNNNNSMHHPEVNLKNVLNGIFSIVTGRSKLPSFISNQQSLLPTSNVSFLGSAKDGDSFLNSSVYIPSAPPLLEPSGSSGVNYSVYKDVLEAEPPDWLPDSSTTVCMQCTAPFTALTRGRHHCRFCGGVFCRVCTKGRCLLPVKFRERDPQRVCDACYDRLDPLQGVLINSISNAAQVAKHDVIDWTCTRGWLNLPLGLSMEHEIYKASNTLRSYCQVARLNPDKSIPLAILKGAKGLAILTVAKAGVLLAYKLGTGLVISRRSDGSWSAPSAIFSVGLGWGAQIGGELMDFIIVLHDSKAVKTFCSRMHFSLGAGCSAAAGPVGRVLEADLRAGDRGSGMCYTYSCSKGAFVGVSLEGNVVATRMDTNLRFYGDPYLTTSDILLGMVSRPKAAEPLYAALEDLFSSLR